A stretch of Sebastes fasciatus isolate fSebFas1 chromosome 19, fSebFas1.pri, whole genome shotgun sequence DNA encodes these proteins:
- the pmchl gene encoding pro-melanin-concentrating hormone, like: MRQSLMSVIFATALLFECYALSAALPMGKVDDGSLEQDTFASLLSDEGTENGFGDADLATAGKTRGPRVIVIADPSLWRDLRVLHGGQSVYKRRADDNSQVIEHRDAGQDLSIPILRRDTMRCMVGRVYRPCWEV; this comes from the coding sequence ATGAGACAGTCACTAATGTCCGTCATCTTCGCCACAGCACTCTTGTTCGAGTGCTATGCACTGTCAGCGGCGTTACCCATGGGCAAGGTCGATGATGGCTCCTTGGAGCAGGATACTTTCGCCTCACTGCTGAGCGACGAGGGGACAGAAAACGGCTTCGGCGACGCAGATCTGGCCACCGCGGGCAAAACCAGAGGGCCGAGGGTAATCGTCATCGCCGATCCGAGCCTTTGGAGGGACCTGCGGGTGCTTCACGGTGGACAGTCCGTCTACAAGCGGAGAGCTGACGACAACAGCCAGGTCATCGAGCACAGAGACGCCGGCCAGGACCTGAGCATCCCCATCCTGAGGAGGGACACAATGAGGTGCATGGTGGGACGGGTGTACCGGCCGTGCTGGGAAGTCTAA